One segment of Gemmatimonadaceae bacterium DNA contains the following:
- a CDS encoding DUF192 domain-containing protein: protein MPATARLLRRTTLLAALVAGVACSDSSPSGPHPATANTVTLNGATLKVAIAATNASRTKGLTGVTTMAADSGMLCVFSDDRQRGFWMKDTPIPLSIAFLDASKKVIFLADMAPNSTTVVGGFNAGLMRYAIEVNQGWFASHGVTLGTIATFTLPAGLVVEPDA, encoded by the coding sequence ATGCCCGCCACTGCCCGCCTGCTGCGTCGCACAACCCTGCTGGCCGCCCTTGTTGCGGGGGTGGCCTGCTCCGACTCGTCGCCATCGGGGCCTCATCCGGCGACCGCCAATACGGTCACCCTGAACGGCGCCACTTTGAAGGTAGCCATTGCCGCCACGAACGCCTCGCGTACCAAGGGACTCACGGGCGTGACGACGATGGCCGCCGACAGCGGCATGCTCTGCGTCTTCTCCGACGACCGGCAGCGCGGATTCTGGATGAAGGACACCCCGATTCCGCTGTCCATCGCGTTCCTCGACGCGAGCAAGAAGGTCATCTTCCTCGCCGACATGGCGCCGAACAGCACCACGGTGGTCGGCGGGTTCAACGCTGGGCTGATGCGGTACGCAATTGAGGTGAACCAGGGGTGGTTCGCCTCGCACGGCGTCACGCTGGGTACGATCGCCACCTTCACCCTGCCGGCCGGGCTCGTCGTCGAACCTGACGCCTAG
- a CDS encoding DNA polymerase IV, with translation MSRILLVDADAFFVAVARAVEPAGAGRATLLIVGGRPGSRGVVCSASYETRAFGVRSGMPISQALRLCPSAMCVPVPRTACADTSRAIRRVLDGFTPLVEAASIDEWYLDLSGTEALYHHEPIGETARRIRDAVFAETGMRVSIGIGPNKLVAKLAVERAKPKPRTGATGVHVVEDDAVLPFMRTLALADLPGIGPKLQEKLGKVGLVAVRDVLDADAASLARWIGRETAYRVLRKARGESDSAVEPHAPAKQVSREETFDHDIADDAVLRRELLVLAHRVAADLRGDGLEARTITVKVRDQKWTTRTMSRTVDEPVSSDTAVAAAARDLLSELRRNWTAPVRLAGVALSKFSPARDAEQRELFGAAAPAHAKAPHAPAPLESARDRALSRAVDRVREKFGDGSIRAGAPRATPLGEKGARKPR, from the coding sequence GTGTCCAGAATCCTCCTCGTCGACGCCGACGCTTTCTTCGTGGCCGTGGCCCGCGCGGTCGAGCCCGCAGGGGCCGGCCGGGCGACGCTGCTGATCGTCGGCGGCCGGCCGGGGTCGCGCGGGGTCGTCTGCTCCGCGTCGTACGAGACCCGCGCCTTCGGCGTGCGGAGCGGCATGCCCATCTCGCAGGCCCTCCGGCTCTGCCCATCGGCGATGTGCGTCCCGGTGCCGCGCACGGCCTGCGCCGACACGAGCCGCGCCATCCGCCGCGTCCTCGACGGCTTCACCCCGCTCGTCGAAGCGGCCAGCATCGACGAGTGGTACCTCGACCTCTCGGGCACCGAGGCGCTGTATCACCACGAACCGATTGGCGAGACGGCGCGGCGCATCCGGGACGCCGTCTTTGCCGAGACGGGGATGCGCGTTTCCATCGGCATCGGCCCCAACAAGCTCGTCGCGAAGCTCGCCGTGGAGCGCGCGAAACCCAAACCGCGGACCGGCGCCACCGGCGTGCATGTGGTCGAGGACGACGCGGTGCTTCCGTTCATGCGCACCCTCGCCCTCGCCGACCTGCCCGGCATCGGGCCCAAACTGCAGGAGAAGCTGGGCAAGGTCGGGCTGGTCGCGGTGCGCGACGTGCTCGACGCCGACGCGGCGAGCCTCGCCCGGTGGATCGGGCGCGAGACGGCGTATCGAGTGCTCCGCAAGGCGCGCGGTGAGAGCGATTCGGCCGTCGAGCCGCACGCGCCGGCCAAGCAGGTGAGCCGCGAGGAGACCTTCGACCATGACATCGCCGACGACGCCGTCCTGCGCCGCGAACTGCTCGTGCTGGCGCACCGGGTCGCCGCCGACCTGCGCGGTGACGGTCTCGAGGCCCGCACCATCACGGTCAAGGTGCGCGACCAGAAATGGACGACGCGCACGATGAGCCGCACGGTGGACGAGCCCGTCTCGTCCGACACGGCGGTGGCCGCCGCAGCGCGCGACCTGCTGTCTGAACTGCGGCGCAATTGGACGGCTCCGGTGCGGCTGGCGGGGGTGGCGCTGTCGAAGTTCTCGCCGGCGCGCGACGCCGAACAGCGCGAGCTGTTCGGCGCCGCGGCGCCGGCGCACGCGAAGGCGCCGCATGCGCCGGCGCCGCTGGAGAGCGCGCGGGACCGCGCGCTCTCGCGCGCCGTGGACCGGGTCCGCGAGAAGTTCGGCGACGGCTCCATTCGCGCGGGCGCCCCCCGCGCCACGCCGCTGGGCGAGAAAGGGGCGCGGAAGCCCCGGTGA
- a CDS encoding DUF4397 domain-containing protein: protein MKKLASIAVLLCATVLSSCGKEAFPDITGPMAESRIKFFNFSVGAPGVYFYANNDKMAGLSSVGVVIDSKTGIVTGGVESITGVISGGVTAGGYYSAITPGSYDLSAKLADTTSRATVVSKVTASLTAGKAYSYYISGVYDATAKTAEAFVVEDNFPGTVDWSQALVRFVNASPTATPLTLYGTNTTTATPQAAIGAITAYKAGSAFVGVPTGSYNIEAKDAAGVSKVTRTAVQFSAGRVYTITLRGTTSLFLDNTTNQ, encoded by the coding sequence ATGAAAAAACTCGCATCCATTGCGGTACTGCTGTGTGCGACCGTGCTGTCGTCCTGCGGCAAGGAAGCCTTCCCGGACATCACGGGCCCCATGGCGGAGTCCCGCATCAAGTTCTTCAACTTCAGCGTCGGCGCACCCGGCGTGTACTTCTACGCCAACAACGACAAGATGGCCGGCCTCAGCAGCGTCGGGGTGGTCATCGACTCCAAGACGGGCATCGTCACGGGCGGCGTCGAATCGATCACCGGCGTCATCTCGGGCGGCGTCACGGCGGGCGGCTATTACAGCGCCATCACGCCGGGCTCGTATGACCTCTCCGCCAAGCTCGCCGACACGACGTCGCGCGCCACGGTGGTGTCGAAGGTCACGGCGAGCCTGACCGCCGGCAAGGCGTACTCGTACTACATCAGCGGCGTCTACGACGCGACGGCGAAGACGGCCGAAGCGTTCGTGGTCGAGGACAATTTCCCCGGCACGGTGGACTGGAGCCAGGCCCTGGTCCGGTTCGTCAACGCCAGCCCGACCGCAACGCCGCTGACGCTGTACGGGACGAATACGACCACGGCCACGCCGCAGGCGGCCATTGGCGCCATCACGGCGTACAAGGCCGGCAGTGCGTTCGTCGGCGTGCCGACCGGCTCGTACAACATCGAGGCCAAGGACGCCGCCGGCGTGTCGAAGGTCACCCGCACGGCGGTGCAGTTCTCCGCCGGACGCGTCTACACGATCACGCTGCGCGGGACGACGTCGCTGTTCCTGGATAATACCACGAACCAGTAG
- a CDS encoding RagB/SusD family nutrient uptake outer membrane protein gives MKKLFATLLVGSLALTASCQDFLDVNTNPNAPQTASANLYLSPMLHWWVSSPQWDGRFVSRYTQQLILVGSSPSTWDRMGYDPGSDNGAQQWRDVYWSFGQNLVDMMTKAEAEERWDVLGVGYILKGWGWMVLTDLHGEIIVKEAIDQNKFYFNYDTQEYAYSEVLRLLDKAIENLKRTDGAVNATYLGRTDKIYAGDRTKWLKVAYGLKAIALNHFTNKAAYKPADVIANVDLALASNADDALLQFPATVNDDRNFYGPTRGNLTSYRQTYFIVGLMDGTQFGGTVDPRMSRMLSPAPDGAYRGLDPALGTYGALSTAQRPMNIWGYAASPASGSPTRYLFDDKSRFPAITYAQLQFVKAEAAYRMGDKATALTAYKNAIAAHIDFVNARNLDASGTPTQITAAEKNAFLADPNIVPATAAGLTLTHIMSQKYIAQWGWGHNELWMDMRRYHYTDIDPASGKQVFPGFVPPSATLYGDNAGKVVQRIRPRYNSEYVWNMESLKKIGADAADYHTKPLWITQP, from the coding sequence ATGAAAAAACTCTTCGCAACCCTGCTGGTGGGTTCCCTCGCACTGACGGCGAGTTGTCAGGACTTCCTCGACGTCAACACGAACCCGAACGCCCCGCAGACGGCGTCGGCGAACCTGTACCTGTCGCCGATGCTGCACTGGTGGGTGTCGTCCCCGCAGTGGGACGGCCGCTTCGTCAGCCGCTACACGCAGCAGCTCATCCTGGTCGGCTCGAGCCCCAGCACGTGGGACCGCATGGGGTACGACCCCGGCTCCGACAACGGCGCGCAGCAGTGGCGCGACGTGTACTGGTCGTTTGGCCAGAACCTGGTCGACATGATGACCAAGGCCGAGGCGGAGGAGCGCTGGGACGTGCTGGGCGTCGGCTACATCCTCAAGGGGTGGGGCTGGATGGTGCTGACCGACCTCCACGGCGAGATCATCGTCAAGGAGGCGATCGACCAGAACAAGTTCTACTTCAATTACGACACCCAGGAATACGCGTACAGCGAGGTCCTGCGCCTGCTCGACAAGGCGATCGAGAACCTCAAGCGCACCGACGGCGCCGTCAACGCGACGTACCTGGGCCGGACGGACAAGATCTACGCCGGCGACCGGACGAAGTGGCTGAAGGTGGCGTACGGCCTCAAGGCCATCGCGCTGAACCACTTCACCAACAAGGCGGCGTACAAGCCGGCGGACGTCATCGCCAATGTCGACCTCGCGCTGGCCAGCAACGCCGATGACGCGCTGCTCCAGTTCCCGGCCACGGTGAATGACGACCGCAACTTCTACGGCCCGACGCGCGGCAACCTGACGTCGTACCGCCAGACCTACTTCATCGTGGGCCTGATGGACGGCACGCAGTTCGGCGGCACCGTCGATCCGCGCATGAGCCGGATGCTGTCGCCGGCCCCGGACGGCGCCTATCGCGGCCTCGATCCGGCGCTGGGCACCTACGGCGCGCTCTCCACGGCGCAGCGCCCCATGAACATCTGGGGGTACGCCGCCTCACCCGCCTCCGGGTCGCCGACGCGTTACCTCTTTGACGACAAGTCGCGCTTCCCCGCCATCACGTATGCGCAGCTGCAGTTCGTGAAGGCCGAGGCGGCGTATCGGATGGGCGACAAGGCGACGGCGCTGACCGCGTACAAGAACGCCATCGCCGCGCACATCGACTTCGTCAACGCGCGCAACCTCGACGCCAGCGGCACGCCGACGCAGATCACCGCGGCGGAGAAGAACGCCTTCCTGGCCGATCCGAACATCGTGCCGGCGACTGCCGCCGGGCTGACCCTCACCCACATCATGTCGCAGAAGTACATCGCGCAGTGGGGCTGGGGGCACAACGAGCTCTGGATGGACATGCGCCGCTATCACTACACGGACATCGATCCGGCCAGCGGCAAGCAGGTCTTCCCCGGATTCGTGCCGCCGTCCGCCACCCTGTACGGCGACAACGCGGGCAAGGTGGTGCAGCGCATCCGCCCGCGCTACAACTCGGAATACGTCTGGAACATGGAGTCCCTGAAGAAGATCGGCGCTGATGCGGCCGACTATCATACGAAGCCGCTCTGGATCACTCAACCGTAA